The following proteins are encoded in a genomic region of Schistocerca serialis cubense isolate TAMUIC-IGC-003099 chromosome 9, iqSchSeri2.2, whole genome shotgun sequence:
- the LOC126419694 gene encoding uncharacterized protein LOC126419694: protein MEIIQRLQYLPTTSSVVPVSSSQKVSLGVTNAESDTVTENAAEVPKEAILTEVESTAASEEPRSVTAEVTPPALERAPTAVTPSPSPVVTAQTTSPEIAEETPSATAEATPPAVELVPIAAAPSPTPAVVEPTPLPVIAEATPPPAATKPTSPTAETVQAPPPSPSRVAEKNRPVTGNESLAKKIFLAH, encoded by the exons ATGGAAATTATTCAGAGACTGCAATACTTACCAACAACATCATCAGTGGTACCTGTATCATCATCACAGAAAGTATCTCTAGGAGTGACTAATGCAGAATCagatacagtaacagaaaatgcagcAGAAGTACCTAAAGAAGCAATACTAACAGAAGTAGAATCAACAGCAGCGTCAGAAGAACCACGTTCAGTAACAGCAGAAGTAACTCCTCCAGCATTAGAACGAGCTCCTACAGCGGTAACACCATCTCCCTCACCAGTAGTAACAGCACAAACTACTTCACCAGAAATAGCAGAAGAAAcaccatcagcaacagcagaagcaacTCCTCCAGCAGTAGAACTAGTTCCTATAGCAGCAGCACCATCTCCCACACCAGCAGTAGTAGAACCAACTCCTTTACCAGTAATAGCAGAAGCAACTCCTCCACCAGCAGCAACTAAACCAACTTCACCAACAGCAGAAACAGTACAAGCTCCTCCTCCATCACCTTCAAGAGTAGCAGAAAAGAATAGACCAGTCACG GGAAATGAATCATTAGCAAAGAAAATATTCTTGGCCCACTAA